The Paraburkholderia sp. ZP32-5 genome includes a window with the following:
- a CDS encoding FkbM family methyltransferase, with amino-acid sequence MVTFKIFGHFLWLVRKTFITRGPRLYYSQFGEDAVLREIISPQCNKGVYVDVGAYHPTKFSNTHALYKRGWRGVNIDMDPVKIEAFSLARADDMNVCAAISNEKAVKEIYNFSDYGLTSTIDPDVAAAEGHEPVAVRTVEATTLNDVLDHSPYAGSEIDLLSIDTEGHDFEALRSIDINRYKPKIIIVESALTSIRDVIDSAIFRYLEERNYRLVGWTHLSLIFRVDKSRIFRYQL; translated from the coding sequence ATGGTGACCTTCAAGATCTTCGGACACTTCCTTTGGCTCGTCCGTAAGACCTTTATAACCCGCGGGCCACGTTTGTACTATTCGCAGTTCGGAGAAGACGCGGTGCTGCGCGAGATAATCAGTCCGCAGTGCAATAAGGGAGTTTATGTCGACGTCGGTGCATATCATCCGACGAAATTTTCGAATACGCACGCGCTTTACAAGCGTGGTTGGCGCGGTGTCAACATCGACATGGATCCGGTCAAGATCGAAGCATTCTCGCTTGCGCGGGCCGACGATATGAACGTATGCGCGGCCATTTCGAATGAGAAAGCGGTCAAGGAAATCTACAATTTTTCGGACTATGGATTGACTTCGACAATCGATCCGGACGTAGCGGCAGCCGAAGGCCACGAGCCGGTTGCCGTGCGGACGGTCGAAGCTACCACGTTGAATGACGTTCTGGATCATAGTCCGTACGCCGGCAGTGAAATTGATCTTCTTTCGATCGACACGGAAGGTCACGATTTTGAAGCGCTGCGCTCGATCGATATCAACAGATATAAGCCAAAGATCATTATTGTCGAGTCGGCGTTGACCTCGATAAGAGACGTGATTGATTCCGCGATTTTTCGCTATCTGGAGGAGCGCAATTATCGACTGGTCGGTTGGACTCATTTGTCACTGATCTTCAGGGTCGATAAATCCCGGATATTCCGCTATCAGCTGTAG
- a CDS encoding DNA-binding protein, which translates to MSSNITITDEQIAEIATRMADEGQTVSPVAIWSEVHTGSVVAVAAALRKWRETRAPRVPQVVERPALPDSVTDGMRDALDRLWTSAQDEAERAVARRLTAMRQRVDEASTERDDALAELQNTVQELDELQGQLDQLANSYEQKVNVVTGLEEDIALAVQRTDSAEKRAQELTERVAQLEAELERALAELAARDEASAQAETSAAAQAEEASAPAELAEPAELAEPTETVEPAELAAATEQIEAERVAREAAHAEAVARLESELEAIRAELQAEQQAHAERRDEVAGAHAQLDAAALELQSAQVQVASLTDERAADASEIARLSASLAEAQERADAEQQRADAEQQRAAELVESAESAAVAAEPVLEEPAPTAAVDLQELETLKAQITRDAETHAAAIAEARETVKKWSDYANGLKQQLTQANEKTIVVLARGAGEATLSRRLSAELSLLKPDHELLSKVVQQQVIVETITNHLEKQGYRYDEKTGVVSKLNTESAPA; encoded by the coding sequence ATGTCAAGCAACATTACGATCACGGACGAACAGATAGCTGAAATCGCCACCCGGATGGCCGACGAGGGGCAGACGGTGTCGCCGGTGGCGATCTGGTCCGAAGTCCACACCGGTTCGGTGGTCGCGGTGGCCGCGGCCCTGCGCAAGTGGCGCGAAACGCGCGCGCCGCGCGTGCCGCAGGTCGTCGAGCGTCCGGCGCTGCCGGACAGCGTGACCGACGGGATGCGTGACGCGCTCGACCGGCTGTGGACGTCCGCGCAGGACGAGGCCGAGCGCGCTGTGGCACGACGCCTCACCGCGATGCGCCAGCGCGTCGACGAGGCCAGCACCGAGCGCGACGATGCGCTCGCGGAGCTGCAGAACACCGTGCAGGAACTCGATGAGCTGCAAGGTCAACTGGATCAGCTGGCGAACTCCTACGAGCAGAAGGTCAATGTCGTCACGGGTCTGGAAGAGGACATCGCGCTTGCGGTGCAGCGTACCGACTCGGCCGAAAAGCGCGCGCAGGAACTGACCGAGCGCGTCGCGCAGCTCGAAGCAGAACTGGAGCGCGCGCTGGCGGAACTGGCCGCGCGCGACGAAGCGTCCGCTCAAGCGGAAACCAGTGCCGCAGCGCAAGCCGAAGAGGCTAGCGCACCGGCTGAGCTGGCTGAACCGGCCGAGCTGGCTGAGCCGACTGAAACCGTCGAGCCGGCCGAGCTGGCTGCCGCGACCGAACAGATCGAAGCGGAGCGCGTAGCGCGGGAAGCCGCGCATGCGGAAGCAGTCGCCCGTCTGGAAAGCGAGCTGGAAGCGATTCGCGCGGAACTGCAGGCCGAGCAGCAAGCGCACGCGGAGCGCCGGGACGAAGTCGCGGGCGCGCATGCTCAACTGGATGCCGCCGCGCTTGAACTGCAGAGCGCGCAGGTGCAAGTCGCCAGTCTGACCGATGAGCGCGCGGCGGACGCCTCCGAAATCGCGCGGCTGTCGGCAAGTCTCGCCGAGGCGCAGGAACGTGCCGACGCGGAGCAGCAGCGCGCCGACGCCGAACAGCAGCGTGCGGCTGAACTGGTTGAAAGTGCCGAAAGCGCCGCCGTGGCTGCGGAGCCGGTGCTCGAAGAGCCGGCACCGACGGCCGCGGTCGACCTGCAAGAGCTCGAAACGCTGAAGGCGCAAATTACGCGCGACGCGGAAACGCACGCGGCCGCGATTGCCGAAGCACGCGAGACCGTCAAGAAATGGTCCGACTACGCGAACGGACTGAAGCAGCAACTGACGCAGGCCAACGAAAAGACGATCGTCGTGCTGGCTCGTGGCGCAGGCGAAGCAACCCTGAGCCGCCGGCTTTCCGCCGAACTGAGCCTGCTCAAGCCGGATCATGAGCTGCTGAGCAAGGTGGTCCAGCAGCAGGTGATCGTCGAGACGATCACTAATCATCTGGAGAAGCAAGGCTATCGTTACGACGAGAAGACCGGTGTGGTGTCGAAGCTGAACACTGAAAGCGCGCCGGCCTGA
- a CDS encoding SulP family inorganic anion transporter has translation MDAHSPSPREARTANGAQRWLRWLPGVSMLREYQLKWLPNDLVAGLVLTTMLVPVGIAYAAASGVPGVYGLYATIVPLLVYALFGPSKILVLGPDSSLAAPILAVVVQVAAGDPSRAIATASMMAIVSGVFCIVAGLLRLGFITELLSKPIRYGYMNGIALAVLISQLPKLFAISIEERGPVQDIVSLVQAIGAGKANWYSFAVGAGSLLLIFFLKRFEKLPGILIAVIVATLCVTAFKLDSVGVKVLGTIPQGLPTFSLPWFSDADLTRIALGGCAVALISFADTSVLSRTFAARFHSRVDPNQEMVGLGAANLAAGLFQGFPISSSSSRTPVAEAAGARTQVTGVVGALAVAALLLLAPNLMRYLPNSALAAVVIAAAIGLFEITDLKRIYRIQQWEFWLSIACFAGVAAFGAIPGICVAVVIAVIEFLWDGWRPHYAVLGRVEGLRGYHDLKRYPHAERIPGLMLFRWDAPLFFANAELFQQRLLEAVADSPPPIRRVVVAAEPVTSVDVTSADMLRELTRTLAAQGIALHFAEMKDPVRDKLRRFELSDLIGDACFHPTVSSAVDDYIGGSDDARHGERDDDA, from the coding sequence ATGGACGCACACAGCCCGTCTCCCCGCGAAGCACGGACCGCGAACGGCGCGCAACGCTGGCTGCGTTGGCTGCCGGGTGTGTCGATGCTCAGGGAGTATCAGCTCAAATGGCTGCCCAACGACCTGGTCGCCGGACTGGTATTGACCACCATGCTGGTGCCGGTCGGCATCGCCTACGCGGCGGCGTCCGGCGTGCCGGGGGTGTACGGGCTCTACGCGACGATCGTGCCGCTGCTCGTGTACGCGCTGTTCGGCCCGAGCAAGATTCTGGTGCTGGGTCCCGACTCTTCGCTCGCGGCGCCGATTCTCGCGGTCGTCGTGCAGGTCGCGGCGGGCGATCCGTCGCGCGCGATCGCGACGGCCAGCATGATGGCGATCGTTTCCGGTGTGTTCTGTATCGTCGCCGGGCTGCTGCGGCTCGGCTTCATTACCGAACTGCTGTCGAAGCCGATTCGCTATGGCTACATGAACGGCATTGCGCTGGCCGTGCTGATCAGCCAGTTGCCGAAGCTGTTCGCCATCTCGATCGAAGAGCGTGGACCGGTGCAGGACATCGTGAGCCTCGTGCAGGCGATCGGCGCCGGCAAGGCGAACTGGTACAGCTTCGCGGTGGGCGCGGGAAGTCTTCTGCTGATCTTCTTTCTCAAGCGCTTCGAGAAGCTGCCGGGCATCCTGATCGCGGTGATCGTCGCGACGCTGTGCGTGACCGCATTCAAGCTGGACAGCGTCGGCGTCAAGGTGCTGGGCACGATCCCGCAGGGGCTGCCGACCTTCTCACTGCCCTGGTTTAGCGATGCCGACCTGACCAGGATCGCGCTCGGCGGCTGCGCGGTCGCGTTGATCTCGTTCGCGGATACCAGCGTGCTGTCGCGAACCTTCGCCGCGCGCTTTCATAGCCGCGTGGACCCCAATCAGGAGATGGTCGGGCTCGGCGCCGCCAACCTCGCAGCCGGGCTGTTCCAGGGTTTTCCGATCAGCAGCAGTTCATCGCGCACGCCGGTCGCCGAGGCAGCCGGCGCGCGCACGCAAGTCACCGGCGTGGTGGGTGCGCTGGCCGTCGCGGCGCTGCTGCTGCTCGCGCCCAATCTGATGCGCTATCTGCCCAACAGCGCGCTCGCCGCGGTCGTCATCGCGGCGGCGATCGGTCTGTTCGAGATCACGGATCTGAAGCGCATTTATCGCATCCAGCAATGGGAGTTCTGGCTATCGATTGCCTGCTTTGCCGGCGTCGCCGCGTTCGGCGCGATTCCGGGCATCTGCGTCGCGGTGGTGATCGCGGTCATCGAATTTCTGTGGGACGGCTGGCGGCCGCACTACGCGGTGCTCGGGCGCGTGGAAGGTTTGCGCGGCTATCACGATCTGAAGCGCTATCCGCATGCCGAGCGGATCCCCGGGCTGATGCTGTTTCGTTGGGACGCGCCGCTGTTCTTCGCGAACGCCGAGCTGTTTCAGCAGCGCCTGCTCGAAGCGGTCGCCGACTCGCCGCCGCCGATACGGCGCGTGGTGGTGGCGGCCGAACCGGTGACCAGTGTCGACGTGACCTCCGCCGACATGCTGCGCGAGCTGACGCGCACGCTCGCCGCGCAGGGCATTGCGCTGCATTTCGCGGAGATGAAGGATCCGGTTCGCGACAAGCTCAGGCGCTTCGAGCTGTCGGACCTGATCGGCGACGCGTGCTTTCATCCGACCGTCAGCAGCGCGGTCGATGACTATATCGGCGGCTCGGATGATGCGCGGCATGGCGAGCGCGACGATGACGCGTAG
- a CDS encoding MFS transporter, giving the protein MPQTFPERVSVQAFVDAQPLGRYHWRIFTLCALCLVFDGFDAQAMGFVAPGVRESLHLPAASLGPIFSASLVGMLIGALILGILADRIGRRPVLIAALAFCGATMIATAGAHSAQQLLAARFTTGLGLGTLLPTALAMTAEFSPKRYRATIVMLMSLGLVSGAVVGGVLASWLVPAFGWQAVFLLAGIVSLAGALALLLMMPESIQFLAANERAPFERTTRVARALSGDLTLARLNWFSERAADTHAADGDVRVSRLFRNGYALTTFSLWLLNFANLLDLYFLSNWLPTLLKEAGLPLRVAVIASAVLQAGGIPATVLLGFGTRRVALGRLLIGNFIVGALAMAVIGGVVNSSVPLLFAAIFVSGFCVVGGQSGVNALGAQCYPAQIRSTGMGWASGIGRFGSVAGPIVGGALLALGWGVRPVFFGAALAGALSVAAVLLLGLGTRLIRAGGAADVAHAPASRTPIPPL; this is encoded by the coding sequence TTGCCGCAGACTTTCCCCGAACGGGTCAGCGTTCAGGCTTTCGTGGACGCCCAACCCCTTGGCCGCTATCACTGGCGCATCTTCACGCTGTGCGCGCTGTGTCTGGTATTCGACGGCTTCGATGCGCAGGCAATGGGTTTCGTTGCTCCCGGCGTGCGCGAGTCGCTGCATCTTCCGGCGGCGAGTCTCGGCCCGATCTTCAGCGCGAGCCTGGTCGGTATGTTGATCGGCGCGCTGATATTGGGAATTCTGGCGGACCGCATCGGCCGGCGCCCGGTGCTGATCGCCGCGCTGGCGTTCTGCGGCGCGACGATGATCGCCACCGCGGGCGCGCACAGCGCGCAGCAACTACTGGCGGCGCGTTTTACGACCGGCCTCGGTCTGGGCACGCTACTGCCCACCGCGCTCGCGATGACCGCCGAATTCAGCCCGAAGCGTTACCGCGCGACCATCGTCATGTTGATGTCGTTGGGCCTCGTGTCGGGTGCCGTGGTCGGCGGCGTGCTTGCTTCATGGCTGGTGCCCGCGTTCGGCTGGCAGGCGGTGTTCCTGCTCGCGGGCATCGTATCGCTCGCCGGTGCATTGGCATTGCTGCTGATGATGCCCGAGTCGATCCAGTTCCTCGCCGCTAACGAAAGGGCGCCGTTCGAGCGCACCACGCGCGTCGCGCGCGCTTTATCGGGCGATCTCACACTAGCGCGGCTGAACTGGTTCAGCGAACGCGCGGCCGATACCCACGCGGCCGACGGCGATGTACGCGTGAGCCGGCTGTTCAGGAACGGCTACGCGTTGACCACGTTCTCGCTGTGGCTGCTCAACTTCGCCAATCTGCTCGACCTGTATTTCCTGTCGAACTGGCTGCCCACACTGCTGAAAGAGGCGGGACTGCCGCTGCGCGTCGCGGTGATCGCGAGCGCAGTGCTGCAGGCCGGCGGTATTCCCGCCACGGTGCTGCTCGGCTTCGGCACGAGACGCGTCGCGCTCGGCCGTCTGTTGATCGGCAATTTCATCGTGGGTGCGTTGGCTATGGCGGTCATCGGCGGTGTCGTGAACAGCAGCGTGCCGTTGCTGTTCGCCGCGATTTTTGTGTCCGGCTTTTGCGTGGTCGGCGGCCAGTCGGGCGTGAATGCGCTCGGCGCGCAGTGCTATCCCGCGCAGATCAGAAGCACCGGCATGGGCTGGGCATCCGGCATCGGACGGTTCGGCTCGGTGGCCGGCCCGATCGTCGGCGGCGCGCTGCTGGCGCTCGGCTGGGGCGTGCGGCCGGTCTTTTTCGGCGCGGCGTTGGCCGGTGCGTTGTCGGTCGCCGCGGTGCTGCTTCTCGGTCTGGGTACGCGGCTGATCCGCGCGGGCGGCGCGGCTGATGTCGCTCATGCGCCGGCATCGCGCACGCCGATTCCACCGCTCTGA
- a CDS encoding porin, with amino-acid sequence MKKPLYLAAVVGMFSSPLYAQSSVTLYGAIDNGLSYISNSGGKSLVSATTNNIYGSRWGLLGSEDLGGGMRAIFQLENGFNAMNGTITQGGTLFGRQAYAGLSGDFGKITLGRQYDSVGDFVGQFGAASQWAGDRGNHPGDLDNLHGTNRTNNAVKYLSPKYAGFTFGGMYSFGGVAGQMARNQIWSIGTGYANGPLALGAGYLNIRNPNYSFFGDTQTGSLTASNMTNLTYSGYASAGIQEIFALGGRYSFSDSFRVSATYSNTRFGDLGAEPGIPNLAPRGSTAIFNNAEINMTYFVVPTVALSAAYDYTKGAGVNDALYHQLSVGADYFLSKTTDLYLTGFWQHAAGTDSTGKPARATITGLSPSSNANQIEVNAGIRHKF; translated from the coding sequence ATGAAAAAGCCTCTCTATCTCGCAGCGGTCGTCGGTATGTTCTCGTCGCCGTTGTATGCGCAAAGCAGCGTGACGCTGTACGGCGCGATCGATAACGGTCTGAGCTACATCTCCAACTCGGGCGGCAAGTCGCTCGTGTCGGCGACGACCAACAACATCTACGGCAGCCGCTGGGGCCTGCTGGGCTCGGAGGATCTCGGCGGCGGCATGCGCGCGATCTTCCAGCTCGAAAACGGCTTCAACGCGATGAACGGCACGATCACGCAGGGCGGCACGCTGTTCGGGCGCCAGGCCTATGCCGGACTGAGCGGCGACTTCGGGAAGATTACGCTGGGGCGCCAATACGATTCCGTCGGCGACTTCGTTGGACAGTTCGGCGCGGCGTCGCAATGGGCGGGCGACCGCGGCAACCATCCGGGCGATCTCGACAATCTGCACGGCACTAACCGCACCAACAACGCGGTCAAGTACTTGAGCCCGAAATACGCCGGCTTCACGTTCGGCGGCATGTACAGCTTCGGCGGCGTGGCGGGGCAGATGGCGCGCAACCAGATCTGGTCGATCGGGACCGGCTATGCGAACGGTCCGCTGGCATTGGGCGCAGGGTATCTGAACATCAGAAACCCGAACTATTCGTTCTTCGGCGATACCCAGACCGGCAGCCTCACCGCGTCGAACATGACCAACCTCACGTATTCGGGGTATGCGTCGGCGGGCATCCAGGAAATCTTCGCGCTCGGCGGCCGCTATTCGTTCAGCGACAGCTTCAGGGTCAGCGCGACGTACAGCAACACCCGCTTCGGCGACCTCGGCGCAGAGCCGGGCATTCCGAATCTCGCGCCGCGCGGCTCGACGGCGATTTTCAACAACGCCGAAATCAACATGACGTATTTCGTGGTGCCCACGGTGGCGCTGTCCGCGGCCTACGACTACACGAAAGGCGCGGGCGTCAACGATGCGCTGTATCACCAGCTTTCCGTCGGTGCGGACTATTTCCTCTCCAAGACAACGGATCTCTATCTGACCGGCTTCTGGCAGCACGCGGCCGGCACCGATTCGACCGGCAAGCCTGCCCGCGCGACGATCACCGGTCTGTCGCCGTCATCCAACGCGAACCAGATCGAAGTCAATGCGGGGATCCGCCACAAGTTCTGA
- a CDS encoding class II aldolase/adducin family protein: MNTTPTVNQTASESHLREQVAACTLMLNELEILGYSGHVSARLQGDRILIQSFDQSRAALKPDMLLICDLDGRMLSGPDGQRPPAEVFLHTEILRVRPDVNSVAHFHHDRTTVFTLADGPRLVAIKNHAVRWASGIPVHADPSHVNTAARGRALAATLGEHHAALIRAHGQVVVAESIPALLIDCVHFVENAVAMYDAALLGRVLALSDDEIESFKRDLKRDKHISKLWTYYVGRARAQGLLPSDWSL, encoded by the coding sequence ATGAACACCACCCCAACAGTCAACCAGACGGCTTCGGAAAGCCATCTGCGCGAGCAGGTCGCCGCTTGCACGTTGATGCTCAACGAACTCGAGATTCTCGGCTACAGCGGTCACGTCAGCGCGCGCCTGCAGGGCGATCGCATCCTGATCCAGTCGTTCGACCAGAGTCGCGCGGCGCTCAAACCCGACATGCTGCTGATCTGCGATCTGGATGGCCGCATGCTGTCGGGCCCGGACGGTCAGCGTCCGCCGGCCGAAGTGTTCCTGCACACCGAAATCCTGCGCGTGCGCCCCGACGTCAATTCGGTCGCGCATTTTCATCATGACCGGACCACGGTTTTCACATTGGCGGACGGTCCGCGTCTCGTGGCGATCAAGAACCACGCGGTGCGCTGGGCGTCCGGCATTCCGGTCCACGCCGACCCGAGCCATGTGAACACGGCCGCGCGAGGACGCGCGCTGGCCGCGACGCTCGGCGAGCATCACGCGGCGCTGATTCGCGCGCACGGCCAGGTGGTGGTCGCCGAGAGCATCCCCGCGTTGCTGATCGATTGCGTGCATTTCGTCGAGAACGCGGTCGCGATGTACGACGCGGCCTTGCTGGGTCGCGTGCTGGCGCTGAGCGACGATGAAATCGAGTCGTTCAAGCGCGATCTGAAGCGCGACAAACATATCTCGAAGCTGTGGACCTACTACGTCGGGCGTGCCCGCGCACAAGGACTGCTGCCGTCCGACTGGAGCCTGTAA